Proteins from a genomic interval of Sugiyamaella lignohabitans strain CBS 10342 chromosome C, complete sequence:
- the CAB5 gene encoding putative dephospho-CoA kinase (Subunit of the CoA-Synthesizing Protein Complex (CoA-SPC); subunits of this complex are: Cab2p, Cab3p, Cab4p, Cab5p, Sis2p and Vhs3p; probable dephospho-CoA kinase (DPCK) that catalyzes the last step in coenzyme A biosynthesis; null mutant lethality is complemented by E. coli coaE (encoding DPCK); detected in purified mitochondria in high-throughput studies; also localized to lipid droplets; GO_component: GO:0005783 - endoplasmic reticulum [Evidence IEA,IEA]; GO_component: GO:0005783 - endoplasmic reticulum [Evidence IDA] [PMID 14690591]; GO_component: GO:0005811 - lipid particle [Evidence IDA] [PMID 24868093]; GO_component: GO:0005739 - mitochondrion [Evidence IEA,IEA]; GO_component: GO:0005739 - mitochondrion [Evidence IDA] [PMID 16823961]; GO_component: GO:0005635 - nuclear envelope [Evidence IDA] [PMID 14690591]; GO_component: GO:0005634 - nucleus [Evidence IEA,IEA]; GO_function: GO:0005524 - ATP binding [Evidence IEA,IEA]; GO_function: GO:0004140 - dephospho-CoA kinase activity [Evidence IEA,IEA]; GO_function: GO:0004140 - dephospho-CoA kinase activity [Evidence ISS] [PMID 10592175]; GO_function: GO:0004140 - dephospho-CoA kinase activity [Evidence ISS] [PMID 14690591]; GO_function: GO:0016301 - kinase activity [Evidence IEA]; GO_function: GO:0000166 - nucleotide binding [Evidence IEA]; GO_function: GO:0016740 - transferase activity [Evidence IEA]; GO_process: GO:0015937 - coenzyme A biosynthetic process [Evidence IEA,IEA,IEA]; GO_process: GO:0015937 - coenzyme A biosynthetic process [Evidence ISS] [PMID 10592175]; GO_process: GO:0015937 - coenzyme A biosynthetic process [Evidence IGI] [PMID 19266201]; GO_process: GO:0016310 - phosphorylation [Evidence IEA]): MLIVGLTGGIATGKSTVSKYLAQKHNLTIVDADLIARQVVEPGTKAYKQIVDHFTPLVPEGQSLVDENGNLNRPVLGKVAFGSEKERKVLNSITHPAVRLEMARQVIWAWVKGCQMVILDVPLLFESKLDAYCGVSVVVSCSNEQQRERLLKRDPHLSEDDADKRIASQMPIAEKRLLADYVIKNEASLDSLYAKLDALVSQMQPNIIISLSEWLLPPIGFIVALYIYIKRKNRVKSKLS; the protein is encoded by the coding sequence atgctgattgTAGGTCTCACCGGAGGCATTGCAACTGGTAAATCCACTGTATCCAAATATCTTGCTCAGAAACATAACCTCACTATTGTCGATGCAGATTTAATTGCTCGGCAGGTTGTGGAGCCCGGTACCAAGGCATATAAACAGATTGTGGATCATTTCACGCCCCTGGTTCCTGAGGGACAGTCGCTGGTCGATGAAAATGGTAATTTAAACCGTCCTGTTCTTGGAAAGGTGGCATTTGGAAGTGAAAAAGAACGCAAAGTGCTAAATTCCATTACTCATCCGGCAGTTCGACTAGAGATGGCCCGCCAAGTAATTTGGGCTTGGGTTAAGGGGTGTCAAATGGTGATTTTGGACGTCCCATTACTATTCGAAAGTAAACTGGATGCATACTGTGGAGTTTCTGTCGTTGTTTCTTGTAGCAATGAACAGCAACGAGAACGACTGCTCAAAAGAGACCCCCACCTGTCAGAAGACGATGCGGATAAACGAATTGCTAGCCAAATGCCGATAGCAGAAAAACGACTTCTGGCCGACTATGTCATCAAAAACGAGGCCTCACTGGACTCACTCTACGCCAAGCTCGACGCTCTTGTGTCGCAAATGCAACccaacatcatcatctcaCTCTCCGAATGGCTCCTTCCGCCCATTGGCTTCATAGTGGCCctctatatttatattaagCGCAAGAACCGGGTCAAGTCGAAGTTATCGTAG
- the PAN5 gene encoding 2-dehydropantoate 2-reductase PAN5 (2-dehydropantoate 2-reductase; part of the pantothenic acid pathway, structurally homologous to E. coli panE; GO_component: GO:0005737 - cytoplasm [Evidence IEA]; GO_component: GO:0005737 - cytoplasm [Evidence IDA] [PMID 14562095]; GO_function: GO:0008677 - 2-dehydropantoate 2-reductase activity [Evidence IEA,IEA]; GO_function: GO:0008677 - 2-dehydropantoate 2-reductase activity [Evidence ISS] [PMID 11154694]; GO_function: GO:0050661 - NADP binding [Evidence IEA]; GO_function: GO:0050662 - coenzyme binding [Evidence IEA]; GO_function: GO:0016491 - oxidoreductase activity [Evidence IEA,IEA]; GO_function: GO:0016616 - oxidoreductase activity, acting on the CH-OH group of donors, NAD or NADP as acceptor [Evidence IEA]; GO_process: GO:0055114 - oxidation-reduction process [Evidence IEA,IEA]; GO_process: GO:0015940 - pantothenate biosynthetic process [Evidence IEA,IEA,IEA]; GO_process: GO:0015940 - pantothenate biosynthetic process [Evidence ISS] [PMID 11154694]), translating to MASSKIFILGAGSVGSLVATSIESTIPKCADVALVLKSKERLQHYIHHDSTLRLWRNIGSQMMIEKKIPAHAQYPKLGNSTDRPLPIENLIVTTKATQTESAIRAILPSITPNTRILLLQNGIGTYEKLCEKFWPEKSSRPYFLLGITSHGVRPADIPWTYKHVGNGDLKLTQVPDSVDPLQVLQLQSQSHTHTYTHSQSQKGESDLDYSHREYTTSVNGEPTASEESVKSDQIDFDVNLHKARRGQPTDSEESVKADYSGLQIHLEKIRKGSPTDSEEAVRAEYSDLDVNLQKARRGGPTDSEESVRADTVQDPLPYSKLSSRVNMDISTPRPTESEEAVKSEYSEAEIIVKKGNEVYYTESEEAVKADYSDPLHPHQRASSRIGSVQPNIEHTHEPTDSEASVKAEYSDPLHPHQKASAQAGSVQPCVDDTSAPTDSEASVKADYHDPLQPHQKASSKVGHQSSESSQPNIEHTSDPTDSEVSVKADYEDPLHEHQKASAKASGSVQPNVDHSQEVTDSEASVKADYSDPLHPHQKASAKASSSASPNVEHTSQPTDSEASVKAEYHDPLHPHQKASAKASSKVSGDSSDPSVKHTSQPTDSEESVKADYEDPLHTHQKASSRTGFVGPNVENTSDPTDSEESVKADYSDPLNPYQKASAKVGQVEPNVYDTTDPTLSEASVKADYAPPLVDSEHHLLTSQDLPAIFKALLSTKSLLNARVLPYSEFKVAQYEKLIVNAAINPLTAIFRCTNGQLLEMENSEKVLYDIVKESCSILKTHARATFAEDDLLLVNTQLNPHRMLRVVQDVCRSTANNKSSMLVDVERGNSTELPYINGYLIELGKQHRKRTDRNSMLAQLVQIQLAISRKSEKSYVPLSLDI from the coding sequence ATGGCTtcgtcaaaaatatttattcttgGAGCTGGCAGTGTTGGAAGCTTAGTTGCGACCAGCATTGAATCCACTATTCCTAAATGTGCAGATGTTGCCCTGGTTCTTAAGTCAAAAGAGAGGTTGCAGCACTATATTCACCATGATTCGACTCTCAGATTATGGCGAAATATTGGCTCGCAAATGATGattgaaaagaagattCCTGCCCATGCTCAGTACCCGAAACTTGGGAATAGCACTGACAGACCATTGCCCATTGAAAACTTAATTGTCACTACTAAGGCTACTCAGACTGAATCAGCCATTAGGGCCATATTACCATCTATTACTCCCAATACAaggatattattattacaaaATGGCATTGGCACTTATGAGAAGCTATGTGAGAAGTTCTGGCCTGAAAAGTCGTCGAGACCATATTTTTTGCTCGGTATTACATCTCATGGAGTACGTCCAGCAGATATTCCATGGACTTATAAGCATGTCGGTAATGGTGATCTTAAACTGACCCAGGTGCCTGATTCTGTCGACCCTCTACAGGTGCTACAATTGCAATCACAATCACATACACATACATATACCCACTCACAGTCGCAGAAGGGCGAATCTGATCTGGACTATTCTCACCGCGAATATACCACATCTGTAAATGGAGAACCAACAGCCTCGGAGGAATCTGTCAAATCTGATCAAATAGATTTTGATGTTAATCTGCATAAAGCACGCAGAGGTCAACCTACCGACTCGGAGGAATCTGTTAAGGCTGATTATTCGGGATTACAGATTCATCTTGAGAAAATTCGCAAGGGCAGCCCGACAGACTCGGAAGAAGCAGTGAGAGCAGAATATTCAGATCTCGATGTTAATTTACAAAAAGCACGTAGAGGCGGCCCTACTGACTCTGAAGAATCGGTAAGAGCCGATACTGTACAAGACCCATTACCATATTCAAAACTATCATCCCGTGTTAATATGGATATCAGTACCCCAAGACCAACTGAGTCGGAGGAGGCTGTGAAATCCGAGTATTCTGAGGCAGAGATTATAGTTAAGAAGGGCAACGAAGTTTATTACACTGAATCTGAGGAGGCAGTAAAAGCAGACTATTCAGACCCGTTGCATCCTCATCAAAGGGCAAGTTCACGAATTGGGTCTGTACAACCCAATATAGAGCATACACATGAGCCTACTGACTCCGAAGCATCGGTTAAAGCAGAGTACAGCGATCCATTGCATCCTCACCAAAAAGCCAGTGCTCAAGCTGGTTCTGTACAACCCTGTGTGGACGATACTAGTGCTCCGACCGACTCCGAGGCATCTGTTAAGGCAGATTACCATGATCCACTGCAACCCCACCAGAAGGCCAGTTCTAAGGTTGGTCACCAAAGCAGCGAGTCATCTCAGCCAAATATTGAACACACTAGTGACCCTACTGATTCTGAGGTATCTGTCAAGGCCGATTACGAAGATCCCTTACACGAACATCAGAAAGCCAGTGCCAAAGCCAGTGGCTCTGTACAGCCAAATGTCGACCATAGTCAAGAAGTTACTGACTCCGAGGCATCTGTAAAAGCTGACTATAGTGACCCATTACACCCTCACCAAAAAGCCAGTGCCAAGGCAAGCAGCTCCGCAAGTCCTAATGTCGAACACACCAGTCAACCTACTGATTCTGAAGCATCTGTTAAAGCTGAATATCATGATCCATTACATCCTCATCAGAAAGCAAGTGCCAaagccagcagcaaagTTAGTGGTGATTCATCTGATCCTAGCGTCAAACATACAAGCCAGCCCACTGACTCTGAAGAGTCTGTAAAGGCTGATTACGAGGATCCATTACATACACACCAGAAAGCCAGCTCTCGAACTGGGTTTGTGGGGCCCAATGTTGAGAATACCTCGGACCCGACTGACAGTGAAGAGTCCGTCAAAGCTGACTACTCTGATCCATTAAATCCATACCAGAAAGCAAGTGCCAAGGTTGGCCAAGTGGAACCAAATGTCTACGACACTACTGACCCGACCTTGTCAGAAGCATCTGTTAAAGCTGACTATGCTCCACCGCTTGTTGACAGCGAGCATCATCTGCTAACGTCACAAGACCTACCAGCTATCTTTAAAGCTCTGTTATCTACCAAATCACTCCTGAACGCACGAGTGCTTCCATACTCTGAATTCAAGGTTGCACAATACGAAAAACTCATTGTGAACGCAGCTATCAACCCCTTGACTGCTATATTCCGATGCACTAATGGCCAACTGTTGGAGATGGAGAATTCAGAGAAAGTTCTCTACGACATTGTCAAAGAGAGTTGCTCGATTCTGAAGACCCATGCTCGTGCTACCTTCGCGGAAGACGACCTACTACTTGTAAATACCCAATTGAATCCCCATCGCATGCTCCGTGTCGTTCAGGACGTGTGCCGCTCGActgccaacaacaaatcGTCGATGCTGGTTGACGTCGAGCGAGGAAACTCTACCGAGCTCCCCTACATCAACGGCTACCTAATCGAGCTTGGCAAACAGCACCGCAAGCGAACGGACCGCAACTCCATGTTGGCTCAGCTCGTCCAGATCCAACTGGCCATCTCGCGAAAATCCGAAAAGAGCTACGTTCCTCTTTCCCTTGATATTTAA
- the RKM2 gene encoding Rkm2p (Ribosomal protein lysine methyltransferase; responsible for trimethylation of the lysine residue at position 3 of Rpl12Ap and Rpl12Bp; GO_component: GO:0005575 - cellular_component [Evidence ND]; GO_function: GO:0008168 - methyltransferase activity [Evidence IEA]; GO_function: GO:0016279 - protein-lysine N-methyltransferase activity [Evidence IDA] [PMID 17005568]; GO_function: GO:0016740 - transferase activity [Evidence IEA]; GO_process: GO:0032259 - methylation [Evidence IEA]; GO_process: GO:0018026 - peptidyl-lysine monomethylation [Evidence IDA] [PMID 17005568]; GO_process: GO:0018023 - peptidyl-lysine trimethylation [Evidence IMP] [PMID 17005568]): MASNLETWLKKGNAVISPKIAVQDIPGRGRSVISTQAITPGTQLVVIRRRQLLNKLSIKVTCPKWTPHWNKLNSHQILALVITLYCNDADNYWYPFLSQLPTKESFQGIPLGMTPEDLKSMPLSVQSHVSKQKNTFLDDFEAVKRVLSDSDSETNIEYNEFLRAWMCVNSRCLYMTLPGSDGTPADNMTMAPFIDFLNHTSLGEQDSVKVDVTAVGMVVTARKHYSPGDEILLGYGPHDNTFLLCEYGFTIPSNPWDTVDITQEILQLLTTSQKSVLEELGYLGDYTVNKEGPSFRTEVSLSCLQEPSSDGIPPGLQMLCSGRSDGSKYKTGNCRVLQQILETKSRELARLPLNDVTRGMLEITNALTNEK; encoded by the coding sequence ATGGCTTCAAATTTAGAAACTTGGCTGAAAAAGGGTAATGCTGTTATTTCCCCGAAAATAGCAGTTCAAGATATCCCTGGCCGCGGGCGGTCTGTCATAAGCACACAAGCCATCACTCCTGGTActcagctggtggtgattcGTAGAAGACAACTACTGAATAAATTGTCAATTAAAGTCACCTGTCCAAAATGGACTCCTCACTGGAACAAACTGAACTCGCACCAGATACTGGCGCTTGTCATCACCTTATATTGCAATGACGCAGATAACTATTGGTATCCATTTCTATCCCAGCTCCCTACAAAAGAATCATTCCAAGGCATTCCTTTAGGTATGACTCCTGAAgacttgaaatcaatgccTCTTTCAGTTCAAAGCCATGTGTcgaaacagaaaaatacATTTCTTGATGATTTCGAGGCTGTGAAGAGGGTACTTTCAGATAGCGACAGTGAGACCAACATCGAATATAACGAGTTTCTACGTGCTTGGATGTGCGTCAACTCTCGCTGTCTATATATGACCCTTCCTGGCTCTGATGGTACACCAGCTGATAACATGACCATGGCACCATTTATAGACTTCCTAAACCACACATCTCTCGGCGAACAAGACAGTGTCAAAGTCGATGTGACTGCCGTGGGTATGGTCGTGACTGCACGCAAACACTATTCTCCCGGAGACGAGATATTACTAGGATACGGTCCTCATGATAACACGTTCCTGCTCTGCGAGTACGGGTTCACAATCCCCAGTAACCCATGGGATACTGTCGATATCACGCAGGAAATTCTGCAGCTCCTGACGACCAGTCAAAAATCGGTTTTAGAAGAACTAGGATATCTTGGTGACTACACTGTGAATAAAGAGGGGCCCTCCTTCCGTACTGAAGTGTCGCTCTCATGCCTTCAAGAACCTTCATCCGATGGCATTCCTCCTGGTCTACAAATGCTGTGCTCAGGTCGAAGCGACGGATCCAAATACAAGACCGGCAATTGCCGGGTCCTCCAACAAATCCTCGAGACGAAATCGCGAGAGCTGGCTCGACTTCCCCTTAACGATGTCACCCGGGGAATGCTGGAAATAACTAATGCATTGACGAATGAAAAGTAA